The Agrobacterium cucumeris genome has a segment encoding these proteins:
- the ftsH gene encoding ATP-dependent zinc metalloprotease FtsH has translation MNPNFRNFALWAVIALLLIALFSMFQTSPTQTGSREIPYSQFLRDVDSGRVRDVTVTGNRVLGTYTENGTAFQTYSPVIDDSLMERLQSKNVTIVARPESDGSSGFLSYLGTLLPMFLILGVWLFFMRQMQGGSRGAMGFGKSKAKLLTEAHGRVTFDDVAGVDEAKQDLEEIVEFLRDPQKFQRLGGKIPRGVLLVGPPGTGKTLLARSVAGEANVPFFTISGSDFVEMFVGVGASRVRDMFEQAKKNAPCIIFIDEIDAVGRHRGAGLGGGNDEREQTLNQLLVEMDGFEANEGIILIAATNRPDVLDPALLRPGRFDRQVVVPNPDIVGRERILKVHIRNVPLAPNVDLKVLARGTPGFSGADLMNLVNEAALMAARRNKRVVTMQEFEDAKDKIMMGAERRSSAMTEAEKKLTAYHEAGHAITALKVAVADPLHKATIIPRGRALGMVMQLPEGDRYSMSYKWMVSRLVIMMGGRVAEELTFGKENITSGASSDIEQATKLARAMVTQWGFSDALGQVAYGENQQEVFLGHSVSQSKNVSEATAQTIDTEVRRLIDEAYTEARRILTDNHDGFVAIAEGLLEYETLTGDEIKALLRGEKPARDLGDDSPGSRGSAVPKAGAKKDGPSEVKGDGEAKGDGEAEGGMEPQPH, from the coding sequence ATGAACCCAAATTTCAGAAATTTCGCCTTGTGGGCCGTGATCGCCCTCTTGCTGATCGCGTTGTTCAGCATGTTCCAGACGTCGCCGACGCAAACGGGTTCGCGGGAAATTCCGTATTCCCAGTTTCTTCGCGACGTGGATTCCGGGCGAGTTCGCGACGTGACCGTCACCGGTAACCGGGTTCTCGGAACCTACACCGAAAACGGCACGGCCTTTCAGACCTATTCCCCCGTCATCGACGACAGCCTGATGGAGCGCTTGCAGAGCAAGAACGTCACCATCGTGGCGCGTCCCGAAAGCGACGGCTCTTCCGGCTTTTTGAGCTATCTCGGCACGCTTCTGCCGATGTTCCTCATTCTCGGCGTCTGGCTGTTCTTCATGCGGCAGATGCAGGGCGGCTCGCGCGGCGCGATGGGCTTTGGCAAGTCCAAGGCGAAGTTGCTGACGGAAGCCCATGGCCGCGTGACCTTTGACGATGTTGCCGGCGTGGACGAAGCCAAGCAGGACCTTGAGGAAATCGTTGAATTCCTGCGTGATCCGCAGAAGTTCCAGCGCCTCGGCGGTAAAATCCCGCGCGGCGTGCTGCTGGTCGGCCCTCCGGGCACCGGTAAGACGCTTCTGGCGCGTTCTGTCGCTGGCGAAGCCAATGTGCCGTTCTTCACCATTTCCGGTTCGGACTTCGTGGAAATGTTCGTCGGCGTTGGCGCAAGCCGCGTGCGCGATATGTTCGAGCAGGCCAAGAAGAACGCACCCTGCATCATCTTCATCGACGAAATCGACGCCGTTGGCCGCCATCGTGGCGCCGGTCTCGGCGGCGGTAACGACGAACGCGAACAGACGCTGAACCAGCTGCTGGTCGAGATGGACGGTTTTGAGGCGAATGAGGGCATCATCCTCATTGCCGCCACCAACCGTCCCGACGTTCTTGACCCCGCACTTCTGCGTCCCGGCCGTTTCGACCGTCAGGTCGTTGTGCCGAACCCTGACATCGTCGGCCGCGAGCGCATCCTCAAGGTGCATATCCGCAACGTGCCTCTGGCGCCGAATGTCGATCTCAAGGTTCTGGCCCGCGGTACACCCGGCTTTTCGGGCGCGGATCTGATGAACCTCGTCAACGAAGCAGCCCTCATGGCCGCCCGCCGCAACAAGCGTGTGGTCACCATGCAGGAATTCGAGGACGCCAAGGACAAGATCATGATGGGTGCGGAACGCCGCTCCTCCGCCATGACCGAGGCCGAAAAGAAGTTGACCGCCTATCATGAGGCCGGTCACGCGATCACCGCGCTGAAGGTTGCCGTGGCCGATCCGTTGCACAAGGCGACGATCATTCCGCGCGGCCGGGCGCTCGGCATGGTGATGCAGCTGCCGGAAGGCGACCGCTATTCCATGAGTTACAAGTGGATGGTGTCGCGCCTCGTCATCATGATGGGTGGCCGCGTTGCCGAGGAGCTGACCTTCGGCAAGGAGAACATCACGTCAGGCGCTTCTTCGGATATCGAGCAGGCCACCAAGCTTGCCCGCGCCATGGTGACGCAATGGGGCTTCTCCGACGCTCTCGGCCAGGTGGCTTATGGTGAAAACCAGCAGGAAGTGTTCCTTGGCCATTCAGTCTCGCAGTCGAAGAACGTCTCCGAGGCAACTGCCCAGACGATCGACACTGAAGTTCGCCGCCTGATCGACGAGGCCTACACCGAGGCACGGCGCATCCTGACCGACAACCACGATGGCTTTGTCGCGATTGCCGAGGGTCTTCTCGAATATGAGACCCTGACGGGCGACGAGATCAAGGCGTTGCTGAGGGGCGAGAAGCCCGCGCGCGATCTGGGTGACGATTCTCCGGGCAGCCGTGGTTCGGCCGTGCCGAAAGCCGGTGCCAAGAAGGACGGCCCCAGTGAAGTGAAGGGTGACGGCGAAGCCAAGGGCGACGGCGAGGCCGAAGGCGGCATGGAGCCGCAGCCGCACTGA
- the tilS gene encoding tRNA lysidine(34) synthetase TilS, which yields MPVDARILSDNTAAPLAAARSFIESLRKPAHILVAISGGSDSTGLLLALHQVMTEADRDGLRISAITVDHALRAESADEAPKVAALCAELNIFHATRRWGGIKPAAGISEASRLARYRLIAGVAQEVGADLVVTGHTIGDQRETVAMRAARSAGADNLGLSGMADAVLYDGRYWIMRPFLKCERQAIRDYVSSRSHGWFDDPSNENTKYERVRVRQTLPDFPMQPDAEAAAKRQALSEKSADFLRRHAQIFQAAIARLPVDSKLVDHPEFRHGLAALIAALGGRAYFPAASSMARVLQFLKTGENGRMTVGRVLLDRRRDGLYIFREQRNLPELRLEASEEGLWDDRFSVRNGSTFPIRVAAGRVGDALEAARLFPSVPPGVAKSAMAGLPQIAAAGSASFAGGVEITTRLAPFDLFLPRFDLELANAIAILFGRQAYPQPPV from the coding sequence ATGCCGGTTGATGCCCGCATTCTAAGCGACAACACAGCTGCGCCGCTTGCGGCGGCAAGGTCTTTCATCGAAAGCCTCCGCAAACCCGCCCATATCCTCGTCGCAATCTCCGGCGGCAGTGATTCCACCGGCCTGTTGCTGGCATTACATCAGGTAATGACGGAGGCGGATCGCGACGGATTGCGGATTTCCGCCATTACGGTCGACCATGCGCTGAGAGCGGAATCCGCCGATGAGGCCCCCAAGGTTGCCGCGCTTTGTGCCGAACTGAATATCTTTCATGCCACGCGCCGATGGGGCGGCATCAAGCCGGCGGCCGGCATCTCCGAAGCATCCCGTCTTGCCCGCTACCGCCTGATCGCCGGGGTTGCCCAGGAGGTCGGCGCTGATCTTGTCGTGACCGGGCATACGATCGGCGACCAACGGGAAACCGTGGCGATGCGTGCCGCCCGCAGCGCGGGGGCTGACAATCTCGGCCTCTCGGGCATGGCGGACGCGGTATTATACGATGGGCGCTATTGGATCATGCGGCCGTTCCTGAAATGTGAGAGGCAGGCAATCCGCGACTACGTGTCATCCCGCTCGCATGGCTGGTTTGACGATCCGAGCAACGAGAATACAAAATATGAGCGCGTGCGCGTGCGGCAGACGCTTCCCGATTTTCCGATGCAGCCTGATGCGGAGGCCGCCGCGAAAAGGCAGGCGCTTTCTGAAAAAAGCGCCGATTTCCTGCGTAGGCACGCGCAGATATTTCAGGCCGCAATCGCCAGATTGCCGGTGGACAGCAAGCTGGTCGATCACCCCGAATTCCGGCACGGGCTGGCGGCGCTCATCGCCGCGCTTGGCGGAAGGGCCTATTTCCCGGCTGCGAGCAGCATGGCGCGGGTTCTGCAATTTCTCAAAACCGGTGAAAACGGTCGGATGACGGTCGGTCGCGTCCTGCTCGATCGTCGACGAGATGGGCTTTATATTTTCCGTGAGCAGCGAAACCTGCCGGAGCTTCGTCTCGAGGCTTCCGAAGAGGGACTGTGGGACGATCGTTTTTCAGTGAGGAACGGGTCCACATTTCCGATCCGCGTTGCGGCAGGCAGGGTGGGTGATGCTCTGGAAGCGGCCAGGCTTTTTCCGTCGGTGCCGCCCGGGGTGGCAAAATCGGCGATGGCGGGCCTGCCGCAAATCGCCGCAGCCGGATCGGCCTCCTTTGCGGGAGGCGTCGAGATTACGACACGGCTTGCACCATTTGATCTTTTCCTGCCGCGTTTCGACCTTGAGTTGGCGAATGCAATCGCAATTTTATTCGGTCGCCAGGCATATCCACAGCCCCCGGTTTAA
- the ybgF gene encoding tol-pal system protein YbgF has product MKKLVVAGMLGLAACTGLSGIAVSGPLFGAGGSFGTINSQQAPVIRVQANEAYRVQQLEEQIRQLNGRIEEMSFQLLQMQETIRKAQEDNEFRFQELESGNAGGKGASPTAPKKKAEASPVSPGTPPTDDVATIIETPPEGGASVSPSAPSNAPAGAPGETTLGSIELDSKGMPIGGTLNQGANNSSGSLPGVTTGNTPRKTTDPVNTAALTSESDIYQAAYGHVLSGDYRLAEQGFQQYLQGYPKGTKAADASFWLGEAQYSQGKFNEAAKTFLNGHQAYGKSPKAPEMLMKLGMSLAALDNTETACATLREVPKRYPSASKTVLNKVASEQKRLSC; this is encoded by the coding sequence ATGAAGAAACTTGTCGTGGCGGGAATGCTGGGGCTTGCAGCCTGCACCGGCCTGAGCGGCATCGCCGTTTCGGGTCCGCTGTTCGGTGCGGGGGGTAGCTTCGGCACGATCAACTCTCAGCAGGCCCCGGTCATCCGGGTTCAGGCCAACGAAGCCTATCGGGTTCAGCAGCTTGAAGAGCAGATTCGGCAGCTCAACGGCCGTATCGAGGAAATGAGCTTCCAGCTTCTGCAGATGCAGGAAACGATCCGCAAGGCGCAGGAAGACAATGAATTCCGCTTCCAGGAGCTGGAAAGTGGTAATGCCGGCGGCAAGGGCGCAAGTCCTACGGCGCCGAAAAAGAAGGCGGAAGCCAGTCCGGTCAGTCCGGGCACGCCGCCGACAGACGACGTTGCAACGATCATCGAAACGCCACCCGAGGGTGGCGCTTCCGTTTCGCCGTCTGCTCCATCCAATGCACCGGCAGGTGCACCGGGAGAGACGACGCTCGGCTCGATCGAGCTTGATTCCAAGGGAATGCCGATCGGTGGGACGCTCAATCAGGGTGCCAACAATTCTTCCGGCAGTCTTCCCGGTGTGACCACCGGCAATACGCCGCGCAAGACGACCGATCCCGTCAACACGGCGGCGCTGACCAGCGAAAGCGATATTTATCAGGCCGCTTACGGCCATGTTCTTTCTGGCGATTACAGGCTGGCGGAGCAGGGGTTCCAGCAGTACCTGCAGGGCTATCCCAAAGGCACCAAGGCAGCGGATGCAAGCTTCTGGCTGGGTGAGGCGCAATATTCGCAGGGCAAGTTCAACGAGGCGGCGAAAACCTTCCTCAATGGTCACCAGGCCTATGGCAAATCTCCCAAGGCTCCGGAAATGTTGATGAAGCTTGGCATGTCGCTTGCAGCTCTCGACAATACCGAAACCGCCTGCGCCACGCTGCGCGAGGTGCCGAAGCGTTATCCCAGTGCGTCGAAGACCGTACTGAACAAGGTTGCAAGCGAACAGAAGCGGCTGAGCTGCTGA
- the pal gene encoding peptidoglycan-associated lipoprotein Pal: MSRTHISALSPMQKLARNPAVIAMTLALALAGCAKKNMPNNAGELGLGGAGSATPGSQQDFTVNVGDRIFFDTDSTSIRADAQQTLQRQAQWLARYPNYAITVEGHADERGTREYNLALGARRAASTRDFLASQGVPANRMKTISYGKERPVAVCDDISCWSQNRRAVTVLGGAGM; this comes from the coding sequence ATGAGCCGTACACACATTTCGGCACTCAGCCCGATGCAGAAACTGGCCCGTAACCCGGCTGTTATCGCCATGACGCTCGCACTTGCCCTTGCAGGCTGCGCGAAGAAGAACATGCCGAACAATGCCGGTGAACTCGGTCTTGGTGGCGCAGGTTCCGCAACGCCGGGCTCCCAGCAGGACTTCACGGTCAATGTCGGCGACCGCATCTTCTTCGATACGGACTCGACCTCGATCCGCGCCGATGCGCAGCAGACCCTGCAGCGCCAGGCCCAGTGGCTTGCCCGTTACCCGAACTACGCCATCACCGTCGAAGGCCATGCCGACGAACGCGGTACGCGTGAATACAACCTGGCGCTCGGCGCCCGTCGTGCGGCTTCGACCCGTGACTTCCTGGCTTCCCAGGGCGTTCCGGCAAACCGCATGAAGACGATCTCCTACGGCAAGGAACGCCCGGTCGCCGTTTGTGACGACATCTCGTGCTGGTCGCAGAACCGCCGCGCCGTGACAGTTCTTGGTGGCGCGGGCATGTGA
- the tolB gene encoding Tol-Pal system beta propeller repeat protein TolB, giving the protein MKIFSPIRLVLAVAALMSVFSAPAFARVEININKGNVEPLPIAITDFMSSDGIGAQVSAVIAADLQRSGLFAPVNKSAFIEKITSPDQQPRFEDWKVINAQALVTGRVTRESDGRLRAEFRLWDTFAGQQMTGQQFFTQPENWRRVAHIIADAIYERITGEKGYFDTRVVFVSESGPKTARKRQLSIMDQDGFNVRNLTNSNDIVLTPRFSPNRQEVTYMSFEGQQPRVYLLQLETGQREVVGNFPGMTFSPRFSPDGQKVIMSLQQDGNANIYTMDLRSRTTTRLTNTSAIDTAPSFSPDGQRVAFESDRGGRQQIYVMNADGSGQQRLSFGDGSYSTPVWSPRGDLIAFTKQSGGKFSIGVMKTDGSGERILTSGFHNEGPTWAPNGRVLMFFRQNAGAGGPQLYSIDLTGYNEQLIKTPTFASDPAWSPLLD; this is encoded by the coding sequence ATGAAGATATTTTCGCCGATCCGGCTGGTGCTCGCTGTCGCGGCCCTCATGTCGGTTTTCTCCGCACCGGCTTTTGCGCGGGTGGAAATCAACATCAACAAGGGTAACGTCGAGCCGCTGCCCATCGCCATCACCGACTTCATGTCGAGCGACGGTATCGGCGCACAGGTCTCGGCGGTCATCGCCGCCGACCTGCAGCGTTCCGGCCTTTTCGCGCCGGTCAACAAGAGCGCCTTCATCGAAAAGATTACCAGTCCGGACCAGCAGCCACGTTTCGAAGACTGGAAGGTCATCAACGCACAGGCGCTCGTGACTGGCCGTGTGACGCGCGAAAGCGATGGTCGCCTGCGCGCCGAGTTCCGCCTGTGGGATACTTTCGCAGGCCAGCAGATGACCGGCCAGCAATTCTTCACCCAGCCGGAAAACTGGCGTCGCGTCGCCCACATCATCGCGGATGCGATCTATGAGCGGATCACCGGCGAAAAGGGTTATTTCGACACCCGCGTTGTCTTTGTCTCTGAAAGCGGCCCGAAGACAGCTCGCAAGCGCCAGTTGTCGATCATGGACCAGGACGGTTTCAACGTCCGCAACCTAACCAATTCGAACGACATCGTTCTGACGCCGCGTTTCTCGCCGAACCGTCAGGAAGTGACCTACATGTCCTTCGAAGGCCAGCAGCCGCGCGTTTACCTGCTGCAGCTGGAAACCGGACAGCGCGAAGTGGTCGGCAATTTCCCCGGCATGACGTTCTCGCCGCGCTTCTCGCCGGATGGACAGAAGGTCATCATGAGCCTTCAGCAGGATGGCAACGCCAATATCTACACCATGGATCTGCGTTCGCGCACCACGACCCGCCTGACGAACACATCGGCGATCGATACGGCGCCGTCATTTTCGCCGGATGGCCAGCGCGTCGCCTTTGAAAGCGACCGTGGCGGCCGCCAGCAGATTTACGTGATGAATGCCGATGGTTCCGGCCAGCAGCGTCTTTCTTTCGGCGACGGTTCCTATTCCACCCCGGTTTGGTCGCCGCGCGGCGATCTGATCGCCTTCACCAAGCAGTCGGGCGGCAAGTTCTCGATCGGCGTGATGAAGACCGACGGTTCGGGTGAGCGCATTCTGACCAGCGGCTTCCACAATGAAGGTCCCACCTGGGCACCGAATGGCCGCGTGCTGATGTTCTTCCGCCAGAACGCCGGTGCGGGCGGTCCGCAGCTCTATTCGATCGACCTGACGGGCTACAATGAACAGCTCATCAAGACGCCAACCTTTGCTTCGGACCCGGCATGGTCGCCGCTTCTGGACTGA
- the tolR gene encoding protein TolR, which yields MGMSAGGGGGGSGGRRGGRGGRRKGGAISEINVTPLVDVMLVLLIIFMVAAPMMTVGVPIDLPQTSANALNSDTQPITISVNANGQIHLQETEIQAAEVADKLQAIATTGYNERIFVRADSVAAYGVVADVMARIQAAGFKNIGLVTQQKQDN from the coding sequence ATGGGTATGTCAGCAGGTGGCGGCGGCGGCGGTTCCGGTGGACGCCGGGGTGGGCGCGGCGGACGGCGCAAAGGCGGCGCGATCAGCGAGATCAACGTAACGCCGCTGGTCGACGTCATGCTCGTGCTGCTTATCATCTTCATGGTGGCGGCACCGATGATGACGGTCGGCGTGCCGATCGATCTGCCGCAGACATCCGCCAATGCGCTGAATTCGGACACGCAGCCGATCACGATTTCCGTCAATGCCAATGGCCAGATTCATTTGCAGGAAACCGAAATCCAGGCGGCCGAGGTGGCCGACAAGCTGCAGGCAATCGCCACGACAGGTTATAACGAACGTATCTTCGTCCGCGCGGATTCCGTTGCCGCATACGGCGTCGTCGCCGATGTGATGGCACGTATCCAGGCGGCGGGCTTCAAGAATATCGGCCTTGTGACCCAGCAGAAACAGGACAATTGA
- the tolQ gene encoding protein TolQ, translated as MEQAGLAAATHDVSLWALFMQAGLIVKLVMIGLIAASVWTWAIVFDKYVSFGKAKRQFDQFEQVFWSGQSLEELYRTLAERQNGGLAAIFVSAMREWKKSFERGARSPIGLQMRIDRAMDVTIAREGEQYEARLGSLATIGSAGPFIGLFGTVVGIMTSFQAIAGSKSTNLAVVAPGIAEALLATAIGLVAAIPAVIAYNKFTADAHKLSARMEGFADEFSAILSRQIDEKLQTRQAAQ; from the coding sequence ATGGAACAGGCAGGTTTGGCAGCGGCGACACACGATGTAAGTCTCTGGGCACTGTTTATGCAGGCGGGCCTCATCGTGAAGCTCGTGATGATCGGACTTATCGCCGCCTCGGTCTGGACGTGGGCGATCGTCTTTGACAAATATGTGAGCTTCGGCAAGGCAAAGCGCCAGTTCGACCAGTTCGAACAGGTGTTCTGGTCGGGCCAGTCGCTTGAGGAGCTTTATCGCACGCTGGCGGAACGCCAGAATGGCGGTCTTGCGGCTATTTTCGTTTCCGCCATGCGGGAATGGAAAAAATCATTCGAGCGCGGCGCGCGTTCTCCCATTGGTCTGCAGATGCGCATCGACCGGGCAATGGACGTGACGATTGCGCGTGAAGGCGAACAATATGAGGCCCGCCTCGGTTCGCTGGCCACCATCGGTTCGGCCGGTCCCTTTATCGGCCTCTTCGGTACGGTTGTGGGTATCATGACCTCGTTCCAGGCGATTGCCGGTTCGAAGTCGACCAACCTTGCGGTCGTGGCGCCCGGTATCGCCGAAGCGCTTCTGGCAACGGCCATCGGCCTTGTCGCGGCTATTCCCGCGGTTATCGCCTATAACAAGTTCACGGCTGATGCGCACAAGCTTTCCGCTCGCATGGAAGGTTTCGCCGACGAGTTCTCCGCGATCCTGTCGCGCCAGATCGATGAAAAACTTCAGACACGGCAGGCCGCCCAATAA
- the ybgC gene encoding tol-pal system-associated acyl-CoA thioesterase — protein sequence MSELVVSLSGELIEHGHRLTQRVYYEDTDFSGLVYHARYLHFLERGRTDYLRCLGCEQSALLTADEEGLVFVVHRMEIDFKTPARMDDVLTITTVTEKAGGAKMVLNQEIRRGETLLVAAKVIIAVINANGRPRRLPETVAEKFLK from the coding sequence ATGAGCGAGCTTGTGGTTTCGCTTTCCGGCGAACTCATCGAACATGGGCACCGCCTGACACAACGCGTCTATTATGAGGACACGGATTTTTCCGGCCTCGTGTATCACGCGCGCTATCTGCATTTTCTCGAGCGCGGCCGTACCGATTACCTGCGTTGCCTCGGCTGTGAGCAGAGCGCGCTTTTGACCGCTGACGAGGAGGGCCTTGTCTTCGTCGTTCATCGCATGGAGATCGATTTCAAGACACCGGCGCGGATGGATGATGTGCTGACAATCACCACTGTGACCGAAAAGGCTGGTGGCGCAAAAATGGTGCTCAATCAGGAAATACGGCGTGGTGAAACCCTGCTGGTCGCGGCCAAGGTCATCATCGCCGTCATCAATGCCAACGGCCGGCCAAGGCGTCTTCCGGAGACGGTGGCGGAAAAATTCCTGAAGTAA
- a CDS encoding NUDIX hydrolase yields MTFAPERHMIRLDRKPQLFSMRVAALIFQNGHVLVQRGTKDSYWALPGGRAEIGESSEETIIREIGEELERDCSVERLLWSAENFFAYGDYAAHELAFYYLVSLRQAFPFHESDIVHRVLDGIEVEFRWLRAQSSTLLEHDLRPRFIADRIEVLPPRHEHLIVREGGIDADALTKETL; encoded by the coding sequence ATGACTTTTGCCCCCGAACGCCATATGATCCGGCTGGACCGCAAGCCGCAGCTTTTCAGCATGCGCGTGGCGGCGTTGATCTTCCAGAATGGCCATGTTCTCGTTCAGCGCGGCACAAAGGACAGTTACTGGGCCCTGCCGGGCGGACGGGCGGAAATCGGCGAAAGCTCCGAAGAAACCATCATCCGCGAAATCGGCGAGGAACTTGAGCGAGATTGTTCGGTCGAACGCCTTTTATGGTCCGCCGAGAATTTTTTTGCTTACGGCGATTATGCCGCGCATGAGCTGGCGTTTTATTATCTGGTGTCGCTTCGCCAGGCGTTTCCCTTTCATGAAAGCGATATCGTTCACCGGGTGCTGGATGGTATCGAGGTGGAGTTCCGCTGGTTGCGTGCACAATCCTCCACTCTGCTGGAGCACGATCTCAGGCCTCGTTTTATTGCAGACCGCATTGAGGTGCTGCCTCCGCGCCACGAACATCTCATCGTCCGCGAAGGTGGTATCGATGCGGACGCACTTACCAAGGAGACATTATGA
- a CDS encoding NUDIX hydrolase: protein MTHDNKNQDTRIRMKFKPKRIFQMRVAGLAFRDGHVLVHRASHEKFWTFPGGRAEMGERSEETLAREMVEELGVEAKVGRLLWAVENFFHYEGKDWHELGFYYLMDLPETLAFHPTDIIHRVQDGDNELEFRWVAATREALTELDIPPYFIADEIEHLPQTTRHLVWHDGDLDDK, encoded by the coding sequence ATGACGCATGATAACAAAAACCAGGACACCCGTATCCGCATGAAATTCAAGCCGAAGCGCATCTTCCAGATGCGCGTTGCGGGTCTGGCGTTTCGTGATGGCCATGTGCTGGTGCATCGGGCGTCGCATGAAAAATTCTGGACCTTTCCGGGCGGTCGCGCCGAAATGGGCGAACGCTCCGAGGAAACGCTGGCGCGTGAAATGGTGGAGGAGCTTGGCGTCGAGGCCAAGGTGGGGCGGCTTCTCTGGGCGGTCGAAAACTTCTTCCATTATGAAGGCAAGGACTGGCACGAACTCGGTTTTTATTACCTGATGGACCTGCCGGAGACGCTGGCCTTTCATCCGACAGACATCATCCACCGCGTTCAGGATGGTGACAATGAACTGGAGTTCCGCTGGGTCGCGGCAACGCGTGAGGCGTTGACGGAACTGGATATTCCGCCCTATTTCATCGCCGACGAAATAGAACACCTGCCGCAGACCACAAGACACCTCGTCTGGCATGACGGCGATCTGGACGACAAATGA
- a CDS encoding DinB family protein, with protein MPYDPLRIFRKLARNNRLANSRLHQACLRLSQEAFIAPRVSFFPTFRATLNHIYTVDRFYIDALQGGTLGLAAFAEEEPFSTMAELHTAQTELDEVLIAFVDGLDEDGLAATVNIHRGARIQQDRCDDVLSHLFQHQTHHRGQAHAMLSGTTIKPPQLDEFIVGDDAKARKEEMDALGWAEDDLMFPAHRPA; from the coding sequence ATGCCTTACGATCCGCTGCGGATTTTCCGCAAACTCGCTCGCAACAACCGGCTGGCCAATTCTCGACTGCATCAGGCCTGTCTGCGGCTTTCGCAGGAAGCTTTCATCGCTCCGCGCGTCAGTTTTTTCCCCACTTTCAGGGCGACGCTGAACCACATCTACACCGTCGACCGCTTCTATATCGATGCCCTGCAGGGTGGAACGCTCGGTCTGGCCGCCTTTGCCGAAGAGGAGCCCTTCTCCACCATGGCGGAATTGCACACCGCCCAGACGGAACTTGACGAGGTACTGATCGCCTTTGTCGACGGTTTGGATGAAGACGGCCTCGCGGCCACGGTCAATATCCATCGTGGCGCGCGTATCCAGCAGGATCGTTGCGACGATGTCCTCTCCCATCTCTTCCAGCACCAGACGCATCATCGCGGGCAGGCGCATGCCATGCTGTCCGGCACGACGATAAAGCCGCCGCAACTGGATGAATTCATTGTGGGGGATGATGCAAAGGCGAGAAAAGAAGAGATGGATGCGTTAGGGTGGGCGGAAGATGATTTGATGTTTCCAGCCCACAGGCCAGCATGA
- a CDS encoding DUF2945 domain-containing protein has translation MSAFRKGTKVRWNWGSGTGEGKIVETFMDDVERTIAGSRIKRKASKDEPAFLIEQEDGAKVLKSRSELERAD, from the coding sequence ATGTCGGCATTTCGCAAGGGAACGAAAGTTCGCTGGAACTGGGGTAGCGGAACCGGTGAAGGTAAGATTGTCGAGACCTTCATGGATGATGTTGAGCGCACAATCGCCGGCTCCAGGATCAAGCGGAAGGCGAGCAAGGACGAGCCCGCTTTTCTGATCGAACAGGAAGACGGCGCAAAGGTTCTGAAAAGTCGATCGGAGCTTGAGCGGGCCGATTGA